The region GATACCCGCTGATGCTGGCAAACACGAAAAACGACCCCAGCAGCCCCGGAATAAGCGTCCACCAGCGTACCGTTGCGGCCAGCTCGCTGAATCCGGCGACGCCCTGTTTCAGCAGCAGAATGCTGACAAACAGCACAATGCCGACCAGAGAGTTCAGCAGCATCGCGATAAGAATGGTGGAGGAGGACTGGGTGATACGCACCATTAAGGTATTTTGCAATACCAGTCCAATTCCCGCCGCCACCAGAAACGCCAGCGTCAGTGACTGATTCATGGGATAGCGTCCGGATCGCTGCGCTCGTCCAGCTGCAGCTGCATAAAGGTCAAGTCCAGCCAGCGGCCAAACTTGGTTCCCACCTGCGGCATCTGCCCCGTGGTGACAAAACCAAGCGTTTCATGGAGATGAATCGAGGCATGGTTTTGCGCTTCAATGCCGGCCACCATTACGTGTTTACCGATGGCGCGGGCCTCGTTTATCAGCGCGATCATCAGCGTGCGGCCAATGCCTTTGCCCTGATGGTCCGGGTGGACGTAGACCGAATGCTCAACCGTATGACGGAAACCGTCGAAGGCGCGCCAGTCGCCGAAAGAGGCGTAACCGGTGATCGCACCGTCCTCTTCACTCACCAGAACCGGGTAACCCGCGAGCGTGCGCGCCTCAAACCAGGCGATTCGGTTATCGGTATCGACGGTTTTATCGTTCCAGATCGCGGCAGTATGCAGCACCGCGTGGTTGTAGATTTCGCCTATCGCAGCGCAGTCTTCCTTGCAGGCATGACGAACGATCATGATTAACCCTCTGTGTGTTGTTCACTATAGTGTTACGTTATTCCTACGATATTACACAACCGTATAGCCCGAACGCTACGGCATAAGCCATATTTTTTTGTTATCAAAAGCCCATTGAAATGCCTTTCATACACTATAGTATGACGTCATGAACACCATAACAGACACGATGAATCAACGGATTAGCGCAAGAATTCGCCTTGAACGCGAGTCTCGCGGATGGTCCCTGAGCGAGCTTGCTGACCGGGCAGGGGTCTCGCGCGCGATGATCCACAAGATTGAACGCGGAGACAGCAGCCCGACAGCCACCTTGCTTGCTCGCCTGTCCGGCGCGTTTGGCATCAGCATGTCAACGCTTATTGCCCGGGCCGAAATGCAGGAGGGCAAGCTGCTGCGCCTTGCAAACCAGCCCGTCTGGCGAGATCCGCAGACGCACTATCTCCGCCGCCATGTTTCTCCCCGCACCGATCTGCCCATCGACCTTGTTCAGGTTGAACTGCCCGCGGGCAGCGATGTTCCGATGCCTGCCTCTTCTTATGCGCTGGCACGTCAGCTTATCTGGCTCCAGTCCGGCGAGCTGGTGTTTCTGGAGGGCGATACGCGCCATGAAATGCACGCCGGAGACTGTCTCGAGCTGGGGCCGCCAAATGACTGCAGGTTCATCAACGAAACGAATGAAACCTGCATCTATCTGGTTGTACGGCTTAACCAGTCTGCCTCGTAATGCTAATGCGATAACGCCGATCGTGAGCCAGGCTGTAATGACATTTGTACCAGAAGGAGATCCCGATGAATCAACCTGTTTCGCAAAATCGCCGCTGGGTGCTGGCCTCTCGTCCTCAGGGTGCGCCGGTCGCGGAAAATTTTCGTCTCGAAACGCAGCCTGTTCCCGCCCCGGCTGAGGGACAGCTTTTGCTGCGCACCGTCTGGCTGTCGCTGGACCCTTACATGCGGGGGCGCATGAGCGATGCGCCATCCTATTCACCACCGGTTGAGCTGGGCGCGGTGATGGTGGGGGGAACGGTTAGCCGCGTTGAGCAGTCAAATCATCCCGACTTCAAAGCCGGGGAGTGGGTGCTGGGCTACAGCGGCTGGCAGGAATATGAACTCTCGGACGGCAGCGGCCTGGTGAAGCTGGGCGAAAATCCGTCACATCCTTCCTGGGCGCTGGGTATTCTGGGCATGCCGGGTTTTACCGCCTATATGGGATTGCTGGATATCGGGCAGCCAAAAGCGGGCGAAACGCTGGTGGTCGCCGCGGCGACAGGCCCGGTTGGCGCGACCGTCGGGCAGATCGGTAAAATTAAAGGTTGCCGGGTGGTCGGCGTCGCCGGTGGGGCTGAAAAATGCCGCCATGCCGTTGAGGTCCTCGGGTTTGACCTCTGTCTGGATCACCACGCGGCCGACTTTGCCGAACAGCTGAAACGCGCCTGCCCGAACGGGATTGACGTCTATTATGAAAACGTCGGCGGGAAAGTATTTGACGCCGTGCTGCCGTTACTGAATACCTCCGCGCGCGTGCCGGTGTGCGGCCTGGTGAGCGGCTACAATGCGACGGGCCTGCCCGAGGGGCCGGATCGCCTGCCGCTCCTGATGGCGACCATCCTGAAGAAACGCATTCGTATGCAGGGCTTTATCATCGGCCAGGATTACGGTCACCGCATTAAGGAGTTCCAGGAAGCGATGGGACGCTGGGTGCAGGAGGGCAAAATTCACTATCGCGAACAGGTAACGGACGGGATGGAGAAAGCGCCCGAGGCGCTGATTGGCCTGCTTGAAGGGCGTAACTTCGGCAAAGTCGTGATTCGCGTCGCGAGTGACAATAAATAAACGGCACTATGGCGGGGTTTCCCGCCATATTTATTTGTGAAGATACGATATATTGTCTTTAATTAACGGACATGGCATTTCGCGTCCGCATCCCGGATGGGCCCGAAACCAATAAAAAAACAAATTTTGCTTTTTTGATGTTTTTACGTACTTCCCACCACCAGGCATGACGATACAGGATATATCGGACCGGCGTCGTTTTATTAAAACTGGCGTTTAAAAATAGCATTAAGTTTTAGCTACAGGAATTGAACATGCTTGATTTGGACCACTTAGAAAAAGCCCAAAGGGTCAGTCTTACCATGCAAGTTGAACACAGTTTGAAAGGAGCGTTAATTACAGGCTCACTCAAACCTGGGGCACGACTGATTACGAAAGAGATCGCCGATAAATTAGGAACCAGTATTACCCCTGTTCGCGAGGCGCTGTTGCGCCTGGTGTCTTCAGGGGCGTTACACGCCACGCCGGCGCAGGCATTTCTGGTTCCGGAGGTCACGCTGGAGCGCTATAACGAGATTAACGCCATCCGCAAGCAGCTTGAGCCGATGGCGGTCGCCGCGGCCTGTCAGAATATGTCTGATAGCAAACTGGAGGCGTTGCGCAAATTGTCGGATGCCTTTCATGAGGCCATGCGCAACGGGAACGTCCAGCAGGCATTGCATGCGAATCGCGTCTTCCGGTTTACGCTTTATCAGTACGCAGAAATGCCAACGCTTAATGCCTTAATTGAGCAGCTCTGGGTGCGCATCGGGCCCTGTATGAACTATCTGCATCAGGAGCTTAACGACATCAAAGCCTCGACATATCACTATGACGAACTGCTTTCCGCCCTTGAGCGAAGAGATGTTGTTGCCTGCCAGAAGGCGATTGATAAGGTGATTGATGAAGCGAATTTGCTTTTACAGCGACAATATTTTAACTAAGAGATTATTTAGCAGAGCGACTATATTCCGCCCCTAATTATTTATCTGGTGAATAACTCCTGATGGTTTATTGCCATCAGGAGCGTTATTTCATTAATAAGATAAACTTTTCTTTTCGCTTACTCGAAGCGATAAGAGACCGACAGCCCGACCCCGTAGTTACGGCCTGGCGCAGGCTCGTAATAACGACCGTTAGACTCGTTAACAATAACCGAGCCCGCGTACTCTTTATCTAACAGGTTATCGACGCGGCCAAAGACATCCATGCCCCAGCTGCCGTAGTTGAATTTGTACCCGGTGTTCAGCCCGACCACAGTATACGACGGCGCTTTCGCCGTATTCTCGTCGTCGGCCATGATATCGCTCATGTAGCGCACGTCAGAGCCCGCGTACCAGCCTTCTTCCGGCTGCCAGCCAAACGAGGCGTAACCCATGTTGCGGGCAATGCCCGGCATCCGGTTACCGTTACAGTCTGCGTCGCTGCAGACGTTAGTCCGGTAGGTGGCATCCAGATACGTCCATGCCATCTTCAGCTTCCAGTTCTCAGCAAACTGCTGGTCGAGGGAGACTTCCACCCCCTGACGACGGGTTTTACCGGCATTTTTATAGCTGGTACGCCCGCCAGAGCTGGCATCCACCACGATCTCATTATCCGTATCGGTGCGGAACAGCGCCGCGGTCAGCAGGCCATTGCCGATGCGGGTTTTGCTGCCCACTTCATACGTGTTGTTGGTGGACGGCTGCAGGCCGATGTTCAGGCCGCCCTGGTTATCGGCGCGATAGGAAAGCTCGTTGATGGTTGGCGTTTCGAATCCACGCCCTGCGGCAGCGTAGAGGTTCCATGCGTCCGTCACCGCATACTTCACGGAACCGGCCGGGAGCCACTTGTGATAGCTCGCGTCACCGCTGTCATCACCGTTGCCCGGCGTAACGTAATGGTCGTTGGAATCAAACCAGACCGAGCTGTAGCGCACCCCCGCATCCACAGACAGCTTCTGCGTCAGCTGCCAGCTGGTTTGCAGGTAAGGGTCAACGTTCCACATCAGGTTACGTTCGTTTCGACGCTTGTCACCCTTCACGCCGTAATCCGGCACGCCGTTGTTCATCACGAAGTTCTCGTATCCGCGACGATCTTCGCTCAGGTTTTCGTAGTTCAGGCCGGTAGTAAAGGTCACCGGCACCAGCAGCTCGCCGCGGTGCGTCCAGCGGGTATCGATACCCTGATAATGACGCTGCATATCAATCACGCCGCCGGAGTGGGAGGCTTTCAGCTGCGGCTGATACGGAATCGACTGGTACTGCGTCATTTCACGTTCGCCGGCGTACATCATTACGCTGAGGTCGTCCTGAGCGCTGAGCTGGCGGTCGTAGCGCAGGCCGGCCTGGGTCTGCTTGATGGTCTTGCGGGTGTTGTACTGATCGCCGCGTGGAGATTGACGCGGGTTATTTTGCCACTCCTGATAGCTCAGACCGCCCGGATCGTTGGCCTTCATGTCCACGCTGTTGAAGATCAGCGTCAGCTTGCTGACGTCGTCAATGCGCACGCCCAGCTTGGCGTTAGCGAGGTTCTTCCGCGCGCCGCTGTGGTCGCGGTAGCCTTTGGTGGTGAAACGGGTGGTGGAAACGGTGTAATCCACGTCCCCGGCGTGGGTGCCGTCACCCATCGCGCCGGTGGCTTTCATGCCGTAGCGCCACGTACCGTAGCTGCCGTAATAGCTGCTGGCTTCAATGGTTGGCGGCTGCTGCCCGGTCTGGGTGTTGATGTTAATCACGCCGCCGGAGGCGTTGCCGTACAGGGCCGAGAAGGGGCCGCGCAGCACTTCAACGCTCTCAACGCTGGAGAGATCGATGTTGGAGGTCTGGCCCTGTCCGTCCGGCATGGTGGCAGGGATACCGTCGACATACATACGGATACCGCGCACGCCAAACGTTGAGCGGGCACCAAACCCACGCATTGAAAGCTGGAGATCCTGGGCATAGTTCTGGCGGTTCTGAATTTGCAGTCCCGGGACGCTGCCAAGAGATTCAGACAGGTTGATGCGCGGCGCGGCCTGGCGCATATCATCGCCGTTAACGACGCTGACAGCGGCCGGGGTATCGAGCTCCGATACGGTTTGCGGCGTGGCGCTGACGATCATGGTTTGTTCTTCCGCGCTCATTGCAGTTAGCGGCGCGAAAATAACGGGAACCAGCAGCAGCGGGAGAGAAGCCTTACGGGCAGAAATGATTTTCATGAATAAAACCGGTTGTGGTGTATAAACGAACCAAATGGAACATGTCCATACATGTTAAAGGTTTTGTAAATGTTTTGAAAACTATAACCGCACATTGCGTTAATGAAAGGCGAAGCGCGAAAGAAAAACTCCACATTCAGTCCATTAATGATTACTATTCTCATTATCAAAAGACAATGCCATGACGTTGTCTGCCGGAAGTGATGTCAGCGGAAACCCCTCTTTTCAGAAAAGGAATTGTTATGTCTTTACGTCATCTGTGCTCGCCGCGTCTGAGCCTGTCACTGCTGTCTGCCACTTTACTGCTTGCCGGGACGTTCCAGGTGCATGCCGCCGAAGAGGTGCTGCGTAAAGCGGTGGGCAAAGGGGCGTATGAAATGGCGGTCAGCCAGCAGGAGAATGCGCTGTGGGTGGCGACCTCGCAAAGCCGCAAAACCGATAAGGGCGGAGTGATCTATCGCCTTGATCCGGTTACGCTGGACGTGACGCAGGCGATTCACAGCGATCTCAAACCCTTTGGCGCCACGCTCGACGGCGCGACGCAAACCCTGTGGTTTGGCAACACCCTCAACGGCGCGGTGACGGCCATCGATGCGAAAACGGGCGACGTGAAAGGGCGACTGGTGCTCGATAATCGCCAGCGCAGTGAAACCGTCAAACCGCTGCAGCCGCGTCAGCTGGTGGCGGATGACGCGAGCAACACGATTTACATCACCGGTGTCGGCAAAGAGAGCGTGATTTGGGTGGTGGATGGCGCAACGCTGAAGCTGAAAGAGACCATTGCCAATACCGGTACGTACAGCACCGGCCTGGCGCTGGATGCGCAGGCAAAACGTCTGTACACCACGAATGCGGACGGCGAGCTGGTAACCATTGATACGGCGACCAATAAAATCCTGAGCCGCAAAAAAGTGCAGGATGACGGCAAAGAGCACTTCTACCTGAACCTCAGCCTCGATACCGCCGGCCAGCGCGCGTTCCTGACCGATTCAAAACAGCCGGAAGTGCTGGTGGTGAGCCTGAAAGACGGCAGCGTGATGGAGAAGATCGCCGCGCCTGAATCACTGGCCGTCCTGTTTAACCCAACGCGCAATGAAGTCTACGTGACGCACCGTGAAGCGGGTAAGGTGAGCGTGATTGACGCGAAAACGTATAAGGTCACAAAAACCTTCGACACGCCGGTTTACCCGAACAGCCTGGCGCTCTCTGCGGATGGCAAAACCCTGTACGTGACGGTGAAACAAAAATCCACTCGCCAGCAGGAAGCCACTCAGCCTGACGACGTAATTCGTATCGCGCTGTAAGATAAAAAAAGGGAAGGCATTTGCCTTCCCTTTTTAATGCTTACCAGATGCTTAACGCGAGGTTTCTTCCACCAGCGGTGCGTCGTGTTTTTCATCGTCGTGATGAACCGGCGCGGTGCTGTGGATCTCGTGAACGCGCTTACGCACGCCGAACCAGCCGGCAATCAGCAGTACCGCCAGCAGCGGAATCGTTGCGATGGTGTAGGTACCGTTCGGGTAGTCGAACGCCATCAGCACCAGCACGCTGAACAGGAACAGCAGGGTGAGCCAGGAGGTCACAGGTGCGCCCGGCATCTTGAAGCTCACATCAGCCGCTTTGCCTTCTTTGATCGCTTTGCGCAGACGCATCTGGCAGACCACAATGAAAGCCCAGGAGGCGATAATCCCCAGTGCAGCCACGTTCAGAACGATCTCAAATACGCGGGACGGCACCAGATAGTTCAGGAACACGCCAAAGACGTAAACCACCAGCGTTGCCAGAATCCCCGCATAGGGAACCTGCTGCTTGCTCATTTTCGACATGAACTTCGGCGCAGAACCGCCCATCGACATAGAGCGCAGGATACGGCCGGTAGAGTAAAGACCGGAGTTCAGGCTGGAGAGCGCCGCGGTCAGGACCACGATGTTCATGATGCTGCCAACGTAAGGCACGCCGAGCTTAGAGAAGAAGGTCACAAACGGACTCTGACCGGCCTGATAGGCAGTCCACGGGAGCAGCAGAACCAGCAGCACCACGGAACCGACGTAGAACAGACCGATACGCCAGATCACGCTGTTAATGGCTTTTGGCACCATGGTCTGCGGATCTTTACATTCACCTGCTGCGGTACCCACCAGTTCGATGGAGGCGAAGGCGAACACCACGCCCTGAACCAGGACCAGCGCAGGCAGCAGACCGTGCGGGAAGAACCCGCCGTTATCGGTTATCAGGTGGAAGCCGGTGGCATTGCCGTCCAGCGGCTTGCCGCTGCCGAGGAAGACGGTACCCACGACCAGGAACACCACGATGGCCAGCACTTTAACCAGCGCAAACCAGAACTCCATCTCCGCGAACCACTTCACGCCGATCATGTTCATGGTGCCGACAATCGCCAGCGCGCCAAGCGCAAAGACCCACTGCGGCACATCGCCAAACGCGCCCCAGTAGTGCATATACAGCGCAACGGCGGTGATATCGACAATACCGGTCATCGCCCAGTTGACGAAGTACATCCAGCCCGCAACGTAGGCCGCTTTTTCACCGAGGAATTCACGGGCGTAAGAGACGAAGCTTCCGCTGGAAGGGCGATGCAGTACCAGTTCGCCCAGCGCACGAAGAATAAAGAAAGAGAAGATCCCGCACACCAGATAGACCAGGGCGAGAGCAGGGCCAGCCATTTGCAGACGCGCACCCGCACCTAAAAACAGACCCGTTCCGATAGCGCCGCCGATGGCGATCATTTGAACCTGACGGTTGCCCATCGCTTTGTGGTAGCCCTCTTCGTGGGAGTTCAACCAGCGACGTTTAGCAGCATGATGATCGGCTGCGCTTTTATTGCTTGTTTTCATTGAGTTACCTGTTTGCCTGTCTGAACCATTATCGTGATAGTCCTGCCTGGCAGAGCGCAATACAAACGATTGCTTCTGCGCAAACACATGTCGCCTTCCCAGTCATTCTGCGTATGGATAAGGCGAAACATGGCGAGGCATCCTACCTGCAATTCATAAGCGACGCAAAATATAACCGTGCCGAAAGTGATGCACGTCGAAGGAAATCGTGTGGTCAGAGCAGACGGCGATCACAACACGCTGAATCGTGATGAGTTTTTAGTCAAAACAATCGCGAGGTTGATTATTTAATCATCAGAATATCTTAATTATTACCAGATGGTATAAATTGGGGTTACCTCAGAGCACCCGCCGTTAACATGAAACGGTAACAGGCGGGTGACGGATCTGCGATAACGCACAAAAATAATCTCAGGCTTCACAGACCCCGAACGGCTAACCGCCAAAAACGGCAATCGCCTGCTTAAGGCGCGTCGTGCGCTCCGTCAGGTGATTCGCGGCGTGAGTGACGTTATCCACCATCCCCGTATTGTTGTGGGTCATTGCGCCGATACGGGAGATGGATGCGTTGATGAGCGTCAGCGCCTGGGTTTGCTCCTGCGTGGCGTGGCCGATCTCCTTAATCAGGGAGGAGACCCGCAGCACGTTGTCGATCATAACCGTCAGCTGCGTTTCGGTCTGTTCTACCTTCTCCACGCCAGCGTTGACGCTGGCGACGTTTTTCTCAATCAGCGCTTTGATCTCTTTCGCCGCCGTCGCGGAGTGCTGCGCAAGATTGCGCACCTCAGCCGCCACCACGGCAAAACCGCGCCCGGCTTCACCCGCACGCGCCGCTTCCACGGCCGCATTCAGCGCAAGAATGTTGGTCTGGAAGGCGATACGATCGATAACGCTGATAATATCGACGATCTGGCTGTTATCCTGCGACACGGATTGCATCATACCGATGGTCTCTTTCATCATCGCTTCACCGCGGTGGGCGCTGTCGCGGGTGCGATCCGCCATCTCCGTGGCTTCTTTAGCCGTTTCTGCCGTCTGCTCCACCGCGCTGGCGATCTCTTCCACCGCTGACGCGGTTTGCTGCAGAAAGTCTGCGGTCTCTTCTGAACGCGTTTGCAGCGCCGCACCTTCTTTCGCGACCTGCTGGCTGATGGTGCCAATCCCGCTGATTTGCGCCCCGACATCGTCAACCAGCGAATTCAGGTTCAAGCCTGATTGATTCACCAGGCGCATCATTAGCCCGATGTCGTCGATCCTGTCAAAATGGTAATAGTCCGTTTTACGTCCTGAAACCACGCGCTGCATCTGTTGCACAATAGATTTTACCGGACGGGCGATCTGCGCATGAAGATAATAGGTCAGGGCAATAAACAGCAGCGCCAGACTTCCCGACTGCACAAGTTTATCAGGGAATAAATACACCGCCAGGCAGGAGAGTAACGCCGTCGTCGCAATACCCAGATGGATGCGTTTACTGGTGCTAAGACATTTAAAGAGCGACATAAACGAAAATAAACCGCGCCGAACCAGTAACCCTTTATAAAAGCGGTAATGTTTTAATTCGTTATTACGCACTTTTGCATACAGTTTTTCACTGGCCGCAATCTCTTCCCGTGCGGGTATATTTCGCACGGAAATATAGCCCGTCAGGGATCCACTCTGCCAGACCGGCGTTACGTTAGCCCGCACCCAGTAGTGGTCGCCATTATGACGACGATTCTTCACCAGCCCCGTCCAGGTCTCACCCTGCTGCAGGGTATACCACATGTCGCCAAACGCTTCGGCAGGCATGTCGGGATGGCGGATGAGGTTATGCGGCTCACCCAGAAGATGTTCTTCTTTATATCCGCTGGCTTCAATAAAAGCGGAATTAGCATAGGTAATATGACTTTTGGTATCGGTGGTCGACATTAACGTCGAACCATCGTTAAGTAAATACTCGTTTTGTGTAACGGGACTGTTACGCCTCATGAGTAACTCCATGATGATGTGCAAGAATAAAAAACGTCCGGAAAATGCTCCGGCAAGATAAATGTGATTATTTTTATATAACGCTCTGCTGCATATTCTCTCTGAAATTCTGACCGCCTGAAATACCCGTTGTTCATTATTTTTAATCTGTTAATGCTGGCGAATGTAATAAAAATGAAAATATTTTCAGGGGCGTATTCTGGCGTCGCTGCAAATAAACGACATAACCCAAACTGAAAGAGGGAGATCGTCTCTCAGGAAAAATTGCCATGCTGAAATAGCGTTTCGTTAACAGGATGAAAACGCTATGATTTGGGCTGTTTTCGATAACACAGTGAGGTTGAGGTGAAAATTAACGTCATCGGGACCAGCGGGAGCGGAAAAAGCACGCTGGCGAAGCAGATTGCGACCGAACTGGCTATTCCCTATATCGAGATGGACAGACTCTACTGGCGGCCTGACTGGCAGGGAACGCCGGACGATGTGTTTCAGGAAAAGCTGGAGCAGGCGCTGCTGGCTTCGCCAGACTGGGTGCTTGACGGCAACTATAACCGCACGCGCCCGGTTAAATGGCGTGACGTCGACGTTGTGGTATGGGTCGATTATGGCTTTGCACGCACCCTCTGGCAGGCCGTCAACAGGGCAGTCAAACGCGCCTGGCATAAACAAGAGCTCTGGCCCGGAACCGGGAATAAAGAGAGTTTCCGGCGCGCGTTCTTTAGCAGAGAGTCCATTCTCATCTGGACGATGAAAACCTGGCGTAACAACCGCACGCGCTATGAAGCCGATCTGCAAAACCCGCAGTATGGGCATATTCGCTTCGTCCGCATTACCCGGCGCGAGCAGGGGAAAACGCTGATCGCCGACTTAAAGTCTTATTCTTAGCATGGTTTTATATATCTGATTTCCGGCAAACTAAATGTAAATTAATTGTTTCTCAGTGGTGAAATGCGCCTTTAATAATGTCGACATGTTAAGTCAAACGAGAACGCAACATGTCATGGCGAATCAGCATTCTGGATAAAAGCCCCATCGCTGAAAACGAAACGGCTGACGATGCACTGGCGCGTACGCTGGCGCTGGCGCAGCAGGCAGAAAATCTGGGCTATCACCGCTTCTGGATTGCCGAACACCACAACACTCCCCATCTTGCCAGCCCCTCGCCGGAGCTGCTGATTGCCTGGATCCTCGGGCAGACAACGCGCATCCGCGTCGGATCCGGCGGCGTGATGCTCCAGCACTACAGCCCTTATAAAGTCGCCGAGAATTTTAACGTGCTGGCCGCGCTGGCGCCCGGCCGCGTGGATCTCGGCGTCGGAAAAGCCCCCGGCGGGCTGCCGCTCTCAACCCGCGCGCTTCAGCAGGGTCTGAATCAACTGGAAAAGGGCAGCTTCGCCGAACAGCTGGCCCAGCTCGATCGCTGGATCCGTCCTGAGTATCAGTCTCATGAAGAGGCCGTTCGCGCCACGCCGCTGCCGCCGCTGCCTGCAGAGGGTTTCCTGCTGGGCGCGAGTATCGATAGCGCGCTGCTGGCCGCCGGGCTCGGCTGGCACTTTGTGTTTGCCGCGCATCTGAACGGTGACCCTGAGCTGCTGCGCGAGGTGGTCTCGACCTGGCGTAAGAACAGCACGCGGGACGTGATTGTGGCGGTACAGGCGATTGTCGCGCCGACGCAGGCAGAGGCGGAAGCCCTGGCGCAGAAGGTTGAAGTGTGGGGCGTTGAGCTGGCAAACGGCCAGCGTGTCACCGTGGCCAGCGAAGAGCAGGCCTACGCCTTTGCGCGCCAGGCGGGCAGCGAGCCGGTGCGCATTGCACGTCGGGCGCAGTCGCTGCTGGCGGGTACGGCTGAGTCGGTGCTCGAACAGCTTAACGCCCTGCATGAAAAGTGGGGTATTGACGAATTTATCATCGACACGCCGGTAGCGGAGGGGGCAACGCGCTTCGCGTCGCTGCGCCTGCTTGCCGAGGCGCGTCTTAACAAGGAGGTCACCGTATGAGCTTTGGCGAACAGCTGATTGCCTGGCGTCGCGAGCTGCACCAGAACCCGGAGCTCTCCGGCCAGGAAGTGGAGACCACAACGCGCCTGCGCCAGTGGCTGACGAACGCCGGGATTACCCTGCAGCCTTACGACCTGTCGACCGGGCTGGTGGCGGAAATCGGCTCGGGCAACAAACTGATTGCGCTGCGCGCGGATATCGACGCTCTGCCGATTGAAGAGCGCAGCGGCGTACCGTTTAGCTCCCAGCGTGCAGGCGTAATGCATGCCTGCGGACACGATATCCACACCAGCGTGATCCTCGGCGCCGCGTTAAAGCTGAAAGAGCGGGAAGCGTCGCTTAACGGCCGGGTGCGGATCCTGTTTCAGCCTGCCGAAGAGAACTTTGGCGGTGCGAAGAGCATGGTTCGGGCCGGTGCCCTGCGTGACGTCAGCGCCATCTTCGGCATGCATAACGAGCCCGGCCTGCCGGTCGGTGAGTTCGCTACCCGCGGCGGGCCGTTTTATGCCAACGTCGATCGCTTCGTGATCCGCATTACCGGTAAGGGCGCGCACGCCGCGCGTCCTCACGAAGGCAACGACGCCATTGTGCTGGCAAGCCAGCTAGTGACGGCGCTGCAAAGCGTCGCCAGCCGCAACGTCAACACGCTGGATTCGGTGGTGCTGAGCGTGACCCGCATCGCGGGCGGTAACACCTGGAACGTGTTGCCGGAAAGCGT is a window of Enterobacter cloacae complex sp. ECNIH7 DNA encoding:
- a CDS encoding amidohydrolase, with the protein product MSFGEQLIAWRRELHQNPELSGQEVETTTRLRQWLTNAGITLQPYDLSTGLVAEIGSGNKLIALRADIDALPIEERSGVPFSSQRAGVMHACGHDIHTSVILGAALKLKEREASLNGRVRILFQPAEENFGGAKSMVRAGALRDVSAIFGMHNEPGLPVGEFATRGGPFYANVDRFVIRITGKGAHAARPHEGNDAIVLASQLVTALQSVASRNVNTLDSVVLSVTRIAGGNTWNVLPESVELEGTLRTHRTEVQQNVKARVGEMAAGFASAFSAQIDITWYAGPTALVNDERWADFATSVAREAGYETRHAELHMGGEDFAVYLQQIPGAFVSIGSNSPYGLHHPAFNPDEALIEPAARYFAQLAEKALQHV
- a CDS encoding LLM class flavin-dependent oxidoreductase, which produces MSWRISILDKSPIAENETADDALARTLALAQQAENLGYHRFWIAEHHNTPHLASPSPELLIAWILGQTTRIRVGSGGVMLQHYSPYKVAENFNVLAALAPGRVDLGVGKAPGGLPLSTRALQQGLNQLEKGSFAEQLAQLDRWIRPEYQSHEEAVRATPLPPLPAEGFLLGASIDSALLAAGLGWHFVFAAHLNGDPELLREVVSTWRKNSTRDVIVAVQAIVAPTQAEAEALAQKVEVWGVELANGQRVTVASEEQAYAFARQAGSEPVRIARRAQSLLAGTAESVLEQLNALHEKWGIDEFIIDTPVAEGATRFASLRLLAEARLNKEVTV
- a CDS encoding methyl-accepting chemotaxis protein codes for the protein MRRNSPVTQNEYLLNDGSTLMSTTDTKSHITYANSAFIEASGYKEEHLLGEPHNLIRHPDMPAEAFGDMWYTLQQGETWTGLVKNRRHNGDHYWVRANVTPVWQSGSLTGYISVRNIPAREEIAASEKLYAKVRNNELKHYRFYKGLLVRRGLFSFMSLFKCLSTSKRIHLGIATTALLSCLAVYLFPDKLVQSGSLALLFIALTYYLHAQIARPVKSIVQQMQRVVSGRKTDYYHFDRIDDIGLMMRLVNQSGLNLNSLVDDVGAQISGIGTISQQVAKEGAALQTRSEETADFLQQTASAVEEIASAVEQTAETAKEATEMADRTRDSAHRGEAMMKETIGMMQSVSQDNSQIVDIISVIDRIAFQTNILALNAAVEAARAGEAGRGFAVVAAEVRNLAQHSATAAKEIKALIEKNVASVNAGVEKVEQTETQLTVMIDNVLRVSSLIKEIGHATQEQTQALTLINASISRIGAMTHNNTGMVDNVTHAANHLTERTTRLKQAIAVFGG
- the ansP gene encoding L-asparagine permease, whose translation is MKTSNKSAADHHAAKRRWLNSHEEGYHKAMGNRQVQMIAIGGAIGTGLFLGAGARLQMAGPALALVYLVCGIFSFFILRALGELVLHRPSSGSFVSYAREFLGEKAAYVAGWMYFVNWAMTGIVDITAVALYMHYWGAFGDVPQWVFALGALAIVGTMNMIGVKWFAEMEFWFALVKVLAIVVFLVVGTVFLGSGKPLDGNATGFHLITDNGGFFPHGLLPALVLVQGVVFAFASIELVGTAAGECKDPQTMVPKAINSVIWRIGLFYVGSVVLLVLLLPWTAYQAGQSPFVTFFSKLGVPYVGSIMNIVVLTAALSSLNSGLYSTGRILRSMSMGGSAPKFMSKMSKQQVPYAGILATLVVYVFGVFLNYLVPSRVFEIVLNVAALGIIASWAFIVVCQMRLRKAIKEGKAADVSFKMPGAPVTSWLTLLFLFSVLVLMAFDYPNGTYTIATIPLLAVLLIAGWFGVRKRVHEIHSTAPVHHDDEKHDAPLVEETSR
- a CDS encoding AAA family ATPase: MKINVIGTSGSGKSTLAKQIATELAIPYIEMDRLYWRPDWQGTPDDVFQEKLEQALLASPDWVLDGNYNRTRPVKWRDVDVVVWVDYGFARTLWQAVNRAVKRAWHKQELWPGTGNKESFRRAFFSRESILIWTMKTWRNNRTRYEADLQNPQYGHIRFVRITRREQGKTLIADLKSYS